One Nicotiana sylvestris chromosome 12, ASM39365v2, whole genome shotgun sequence genomic window carries:
- the LOC138883582 gene encoding uncharacterized protein: MAEYESYILGLNMVVDMNIQELLVIRDSDLLVHQVQGECATKNSGILTYLHHVQELRKRFAKAEFRHVPKVQNEFADALATLSSMIQHPDKNYIDPVPVRIHNQPAYCAHVEEEANGKPWFYDIKEYVSKGEYSEHANHTQKRTPRRLSNHFHSGGNL, translated from the coding sequence ATGGCAGAATATGAATCctacatactagggctcaacatggtagtcgacatgaacattcaagagttatTGGTAATccgtgattcagatttgcttgtgcaccaagtACAAGGAGAATGTGCCACCAAGAATTCCGGGATATTGACATATCTGCACCacgtgcaggaattgagaaagaggtttgcAAAGGCAGAATTCCGACATGTTCCCaaagttcagaatgagtttgccgatgcattggccactttgtcatctatgatacaacatccagataagaactacattgatccAGTTCCGgtaaggatccataatcagccagcatattgtgcccatgtcgaggaagaagccaatggaaagccttggttctatgacatcaaggaatacgtatcaaaaggagaatactcgGAGCacgcaaatcacactcagaaacgcacgccCCGAAGATTGTCAAACCACTTCCACAGTGGAGGAAACTTGTaa